The following coding sequences lie in one Cyanobacterium sp. Dongsha4 genomic window:
- a CDS encoding DUF1830 domain-containing protein yields MAQILDAIPNNENDSILCCYVNATSQIQVARITNIENWYFERVVFPGQRLMFETLPEALLEIHSGMMASAILSDTIPCKRLCISEEKMEEKNEDEDSSLYNKRKEDELQKLEVVLT; encoded by the coding sequence ATGGCTCAAATACTAGACGCAATTCCCAACAATGAAAATGATAGTATTCTTTGTTGTTACGTCAATGCAACTAGCCAAATTCAAGTAGCAAGAATTACAAATATCGAAAATTGGTATTTTGAGAGAGTAGTATTCCCCGGACAAAGATTGATGTTTGAAACATTACCAGAAGCTCTTTTAGAAATTCATTCGGGAATGATGGCTAGTGCAATTTTGTCAGATACAATTCCTTGCAAACGCCTATGTATTAGTGAAGAAAAAATGGAAGAGAAAAATGAAGATGAAGATAGTAGTTTGTATAATAAACGAAAGGAAGATGAATTGCAAAAATTAGAGGTTGTTTTAACTTGA